A section of the Arcobacter roscoffensis genome encodes:
- the queA gene encoding tRNA preQ1(34) S-adenosylmethionine ribosyltransferase-isomerase QueA, translated as MLDPLKTSSYDYNLPNELIATKPVSPADSARLLVYDRKTDTITHTTFKNLMDFLPDDISVFLNDTKVIKARIYGKKESGGKVELLLNKPLFMDRYLVMTRGRVKVGSEIFFDKGLQANVLELNEDGSRVVKFTKNGEKIDFLELVEILNDIGHLPLPPYMNREDNQEDEKDYQTLFAKNYGAVAAPTASLHFTEELLQKINDKFPVNYLTLHVGAGTFKPVDADDILEHPMHSEYFEIGATAKEALDKAKSVLAVGTTVTRTVEYYARTNKIQGECDLFLNPANKPIKVKHLLTNFHLPKSTLIMLIASFVGLEKTLEIYNTAIEEKYRFYSYGDGMLII; from the coding sequence ATGCTTGATCCATTGAAAACTTCAAGCTATGATTATAACTTACCAAATGAACTCATAGCAACAAAACCCGTAAGCCCAGCAGACTCTGCTAGGCTTTTAGTTTATGATAGAAAAACTGACACTATAACTCATACAACTTTTAAAAACCTAATGGACTTTTTACCTGATGATATTTCTGTATTTTTAAATGATACAAAAGTAATAAAAGCTAGAATCTATGGTAAAAAAGAATCAGGTGGTAAAGTTGAACTTCTATTAAATAAGCCTTTATTTATGGATAGATACCTAGTAATGACAAGAGGTAGAGTAAAAGTTGGAAGTGAAATCTTTTTTGATAAAGGTTTACAAGCCAATGTACTTGAATTAAATGAAGATGGTAGTAGAGTAGTAAAATTTACTAAAAATGGTGAAAAAATAGACTTCTTAGAATTAGTAGAAATCTTAAACGATATAGGTCACTTACCACTACCTCCTTATATGAATAGAGAAGATAATCAAGAAGATGAAAAAGACTATCAAACACTTTTTGCTAAAAACTATGGAGCAGTAGCAGCACCAACTGCTTCACTTCACTTTACAGAAGAGCTTTTACAAAAAATAAATGATAAGTTTCCTGTAAACTATCTAACACTTCATGTGGGAGCTGGTACTTTTAAACCAGTTGATGCAGATGATATTTTAGAGCATCCAATGCATAGTGAATATTTTGAAATAGGAGCTACTGCGAAAGAGGCTTTAGATAAAGCAAAAAGCGTTTTAGCAGTTGGTACTACTGTTACAAGAACAGTTGAGTATTATGCAAGAACAAATAAAATCCAAGGTGAATGTGACTTATTTTTAAACCCAGCAAATAAGCCTATAAAAGTAAAGCATCTACTTACAAACTTTCACCTTCCTAAATCTACACTTATTATGTTAATTGCATCATTTGTAGGTTTAGAAAAAACACTTGAGATATACAATACAGCCATAGAAGAGAAATACAGATTTTACTCTTATGGTGATGGTATGTTAATCATATAA
- a CDS encoding exonuclease domain-containing protein has translation MPHYVLFDTETTGNQEEDRVIQFGAMIVDQTGKIEAYDEFCSSDVKIKIEAMEVHNITPDLIEGKPTATQTTFYKRLEELNSHENFLIAHNIAFDMGMIEKEGFVNNYQIIDTLRCAKHLFSELPYHRLQYLRYALELYKTEQAEATRHNITIKAHDAIGDVLVMKLFLTKLVAKCREIYPDYNPMEKLVELTKTPVYIKTFKFGKHKGKDIADVAKEDSGYLNWMRTNMDLDEDLKYTLDKVLGSNQTY, from the coding sequence ATGCCACATTATGTGTTATTTGATACAGAAACAACAGGAAATCAAGAAGAAGATAGAGTAATTCAATTTGGAGCTATGATTGTTGACCAAACAGGAAAAATAGAAGCTTATGATGAATTCTGTTCTAGTGATGTAAAAATCAAAATAGAAGCTATGGAAGTTCATAATATCACACCTGATTTAATTGAAGGAAAACCAACAGCTACACAAACTACTTTTTATAAAAGATTAGAAGAGTTAAACTCTCACGAGAACTTCTTAATTGCTCATAATATTGCATTTGATATGGGAATGATTGAAAAAGAAGGCTTTGTAAATAACTATCAAATAATTGATACTTTAAGATGTGCTAAACACTTATTTTCAGAATTGCCATATCATAGATTACAATATTTAAGATATGCCTTAGAGCTTTACAAAACAGAACAAGCAGAAGCCACAAGACATAATATCACAATCAAAGCCCATGATGCTATTGGTGATGTTTTAGTAATGAAGCTATTTTTAACAAAACTTGTAGCTAAATGTAGAGAGATTTATCCTGATTATAATCCAATGGAAAAACTAGTTGAACTTACAAAAACACCTGTATATATCAAAACATTTAAATTTGGTAAACACAAAGGTAAAGATATAGCGGATGTTGCCAAAGAAGACTCAGGATATTTAAACTGGATGAGAACAAATATGGATTTAGATGAGGATTTAAAATATACTCTTGATAAGGTTTTAGGAAGTAATCAAACTTACTAA
- a CDS encoding sodium-dependent transporter, whose translation MNKFSRIGFILAAAGSAVGLGNIWKFPYVTGEYGGGAFVLVYLLAILFIGLTVFLAEAVIGQNAQSDVATSFVKTSKTKNENWKFAGFMIISGLLILSFYSVVLGWILDYVITSFSALPTEASVAGAAFEKLISDDIGNLIVYHTLIAGTVIFIVLKGVKAGIEKINLILMPLLGIILAGLLIYALTLDSFSQAVSFMFSPDFSKINGDALLAALGQAFFTLSLGVGTIMTYSASLPKEANFVKSSFYVALVDTTIAIIAGLIIFSFLFEAGAPSAAGPGLVFISLPVIFSGWGVLGQVIAVSFFVALVFAGITSAVSMIEPSLKFFIERFGFTRRKATILCGSIFYGLGIVALLSMSKAYGAELTFFGKNAFDWMDFMTSSIMMPLAAIITCIFLGYFVDKQMLQEKFTKHTSVAVFNIWYSLIRYVVPIAIIILFLNKLGILS comes from the coding sequence TTGAACAAATTTTCTAGAATAGGATTTATTCTAGCAGCTGCGGGTTCAGCTGTTGGTCTTGGAAATATATGGAAATTCCCATATGTTACAGGAGAATATGGAGGAGGAGCATTCGTACTTGTTTATCTTCTTGCAATTCTTTTTATTGGTTTAACTGTATTCTTAGCAGAAGCAGTTATAGGACAAAATGCACAATCTGATGTAGCAACATCGTTTGTAAAGACTTCAAAAACAAAAAATGAAAACTGGAAATTTGCTGGTTTTATGATTATAAGTGGTCTTTTGATTCTTTCATTCTACTCTGTTGTATTAGGGTGGATTTTAGACTATGTAATCACTTCTTTTTCTGCACTTCCTACTGAAGCTAGTGTTGCTGGTGCTGCTTTTGAAAAGCTTATTAGCGATGATATTGGTAACTTAATAGTTTATCATACACTTATAGCTGGAACTGTAATCTTTATTGTATTAAAAGGTGTAAAAGCAGGTATTGAAAAAATCAACTTAATCTTAATGCCCCTATTAGGAATTATTTTAGCTGGTTTACTTATTTATGCTTTAACTTTAGATTCATTCTCACAAGCTGTGTCATTTATGTTTAGCCCTGATTTTAGTAAGATAAATGGTGATGCCCTACTTGCTGCCTTAGGTCAAGCGTTCTTTACACTTTCACTTGGTGTTGGTACTATTATGACTTATTCTGCATCTTTACCTAAAGAAGCAAACTTTGTTAAATCATCATTTTATGTAGCTTTAGTTGATACAACTATTGCAATTATTGCTGGTCTTATCATCTTCTCATTTTTATTTGAAGCAGGAGCTCCAAGTGCTGCAGGACCTGGACTTGTATTTATTTCACTACCTGTTATTTTCTCAGGATGGGGAGTATTAGGTCAAGTTATTGCCGTATCTTTCTTTGTTGCATTAGTATTTGCAGGTATTACATCTGCTGTATCTATGATAGAACCATCATTAAAATTCTTTATTGAGAGATTTGGTTTTACAAGAAGAAAAGCAACTATTCTTTGTGGTTCAATTTTCTATGGATTAGGTATTGTAGCTTTACTATCTATGTCAAAAGCATATGGAGCAGAGTTAACATTCTTTGGTAAAAATGCCTTTGATTGGATGGATTTTATGACTTCATCTATTATGATGCCATTAGCTGCAATTATTACTTGTATTTTCTTAGGGTATTTTGTTGATAAACAAATGCTTCAAGAGAAGTTTACAAAACACACAAGCGTAGCTGTATTTAATATCTGGTATTCATTAATCAGATATGTTGTACCAATAGCAATTATAATTCTTTTCTTAAATAAATTAGGAATTCTTTCATAA
- a CDS encoding sensor domain-containing diguanylate cyclase has protein sequence MSENNIKKLIIVIPILGVLFTSIFLTSISIVQLKDYFENQKQLLVSHENIKIKNEIKSRVLNTINLLDKSYEQIKDNEKQEIKNTVNIAYDIIEKTYENNKGLVKEEIIEKVKEKLAYIKFFENKMGYYFLFDYNGTSLMHPHNSKYEGKNFLILDDIAAQNTINKFLNFLKLNSEGFLTWKWFKPNESIVKEKIGYLKKFEPLDVFIGSAKYEEDIYFSTMNKLQELLNIMSFLKEGYVFAFDYTGHTISHTQKDLLGKNRWHLNIGGKYIVQDIIKKGKESDGGFVEYIATVDPLTNKPSKKISYVKSFDKFDWVIGTGVYTNYIENEIIKAKEKLDKQVDKMIFNLICFSFLATLFGIIILYYLSKKINAILEKYKNSLKYLNENLEQKVKTRTHDLEESKELLKEMAEKDSLTNLYNRRYLNSVVDSLIQISIRNNEPLCLIMIDLDKFKKINDTYGHGIGDEILVQLSNKLLSKFRKSDVISRIGGEEFVVVFPKTKLEAAYKISEELRVDIENSIFKIAQLDIKFTISIGIAILDKYEDKNLQTILKRADEALYDAKKAGRNKTLVYKTKEENEDSYST, from the coding sequence ATGAGTGAAAATAATATTAAGAAATTGATTATAGTTATTCCTATATTGGGAGTTTTATTTACTTCTATATTTTTAACTAGTATATCTATCGTACAGCTTAAAGACTATTTTGAAAATCAAAAACAACTACTAGTTTCTCACGAGAATATAAAAATTAAAAATGAAATTAAATCAAGGGTCTTAAACACCATCAATCTTTTAGATAAGTCCTATGAGCAAATAAAAGATAATGAAAAACAAGAAATCAAAAATACTGTAAATATTGCATATGATATTATAGAAAAAACATATGAAAATAATAAAGGTTTAGTAAAAGAAGAGATTATAGAAAAAGTAAAAGAAAAATTAGCATATATTAAATTCTTTGAAAATAAAATGGGCTACTATTTCTTGTTTGATTATAATGGAACTTCTTTAATGCACCCTCATAACAGTAAATATGAGGGAAAAAACTTTTTAATTCTTGATGATATAGCAGCTCAAAATACAATAAATAAATTTTTAAATTTTTTGAAGTTAAATAGTGAAGGCTTTTTGACATGGAAGTGGTTTAAACCAAATGAATCAATAGTAAAAGAAAAAATCGGATATCTTAAGAAATTTGAACCTTTAGATGTTTTTATAGGTAGTGCAAAATATGAAGAAGATATATACTTTTCTACTATGAATAAGCTACAAGAGTTATTAAATATAATGAGTTTTTTAAAAGAAGGCTATGTTTTTGCTTTTGATTATACAGGACATACTATTTCTCATACTCAAAAAGATTTACTTGGCAAAAATAGATGGCATTTAAATATAGGTGGCAAATATATAGTTCAAGATATTATCAAAAAAGGAAAAGAAAGTGATGGAGGCTTTGTTGAATATATAGCAACTGTTGACCCTTTAACAAATAAACCATCAAAAAAAATATCTTATGTAAAAAGCTTTGATAAGTTCGATTGGGTAATAGGTACAGGAGTTTATACAAACTATATAGAAAATGAGATTATAAAAGCAAAAGAGAAGCTAGATAAACAAGTAGATAAAATGATATTTAATTTAATATGCTTTTCTTTTCTTGCAACGCTATTTGGAATAATTATACTTTATTATTTGTCAAAAAAAATCAATGCTATTTTAGAAAAATATAAAAACAGTTTGAAATATTTAAATGAAAATTTAGAACAGAAAGTAAAAACAAGAACCCATGACTTAGAAGAATCCAAAGAGCTTTTAAAGGAAATGGCAGAAAAAGACTCTTTAACAAATTTATATAATAGAAGATATTTAAATTCAGTTGTGGATTCATTAATTCAGATTTCAATAAGAAATAATGAACCTTTATGTCTAATAATGATTGATCTAGATAAATTTAAAAAGATAAATGATACTTATGGACATGGCATAGGTGATGAAATTTTAGTTCAATTATCAAACAAATTATTAAGCAAATTTAGAAAAAGTGATGTTATAAGTAGAATCGGGGGAGAAGAGTTTGTTGTAGTCTTCCCAAAAACAAAACTAGAAGCTGCTTATAAAATAAGTGAAGAGTTAAGAGTAGATATAGAAAATAGTATTTTTAAAATAGCTCAACTTGATATAAAATTTACTATAAGTATTGGAATTGCAATTCTTGATAAATATGAAGATAAAAACCTACAAACTATACTAAAAAGAGCAGATGAGGCATTGTATGATGCTAAAAAAGCAGGAAGAAATAAAACTCTTGTATACAAAACAAAGGAAGAAAATGAAGATAGTTATAGCACCTGA
- the dgt gene encoding dGTPase, whose protein sequence is MIDYNNKITIHRQMYPISDINNSFESDRGRILSAPALRRLQKKTQVFPLELNAAVRSRLTHSLEVSQTARYIAKTIIKKLDKKHGLEKLGDAFVSTAEMTSLLHDIGNPPFGHFAEVAINDWMRNKGVKLLNDLLDVKKEDEEFKEMLVEDICNFDGNAQAIRVVTKLQRLNLSYTQIAAILKYSRAAYEKRPQKDHKYSYLMKKPGYYYSERDIVKEICETLDIKKGCRFPITYIMEAADDISYLNADMEDAVDKGILKFEDIYRLIKEHCEKIGETYLHDLVEGFYQKAKENEDEPYQFNLFLTLTRAKLTHALVEHVSDIYVQNHEKVFNGEFNDALLEFDKNSKYTKAINILQEISIKYIYSNKDKQTLELKGHKILSSLLDIYTPLLKLSSEEFSELISDKNISCFISQRLVKRLSSKHIVAYKNSLEEINSAKNSNKYKLEEWYLRARLLIDYISGMTDDFALDEYRVLNALSN, encoded by the coding sequence ATGATTGATTATAATAACAAAATTACAATACATAGACAAATGTATCCTATCTCAGACATAAACAACTCTTTTGAGAGTGACAGAGGAAGAATTCTTTCAGCTCCTGCTTTAAGAAGATTACAGAAAAAAACACAAGTATTCCCTTTGGAGTTAAACGCAGCAGTTAGAAGTAGACTTACACACTCCCTTGAAGTTTCCCAAACAGCAAGGTATATAGCAAAAACTATTATCAAAAAACTTGATAAAAAACATGGTTTAGAGAAATTGGGAGATGCTTTTGTATCAACAGCTGAAATGACAAGTTTACTTCATGATATAGGAAATCCTCCTTTTGGTCACTTTGCAGAAGTTGCTATAAATGATTGGATGAGAAATAAAGGTGTAAAGTTACTTAATGATTTGCTTGATGTTAAAAAAGAAGATGAAGAATTTAAAGAGATGCTAGTAGAAGATATTTGCAACTTTGATGGAAATGCCCAAGCTATAAGAGTTGTGACTAAACTTCAAAGACTAAATTTATCATATACACAAATTGCAGCAATTTTAAAATATTCAAGAGCAGCATATGAAAAAAGACCTCAAAAAGATCATAAGTATAGTTACCTTATGAAAAAGCCAGGTTATTACTATTCTGAAAGAGATATAGTAAAAGAGATTTGTGAGACTTTAGATATAAAAAAAGGCTGTAGATTTCCAATAACTTATATCATGGAAGCAGCTGATGATATTTCTTATTTAAATGCAGATATGGAAGATGCAGTTGATAAAGGAATATTAAAATTTGAAGATATTTATAGACTTATAAAAGAGCATTGTGAGAAAATAGGGGAGACTTATTTACATGATTTAGTTGAAGGCTTTTATCAAAAAGCTAAAGAGAATGAAGATGAACCTTATCAGTTCAATCTATTCTTAACACTAACAAGAGCGAAATTAACACATGCCTTAGTTGAGCATGTCTCAGATATTTATGTTCAAAATCATGAAAAGGTTTTTAATGGTGAATTTAATGATGCTCTTTTAGAATTTGATAAAAACAGTAAATATACAAAAGCAATAAATATTTTACAAGAGATTTCTATCAAATATATCTACAGCAATAAAGATAAACAAACTTTAGAATTAAAAGGGCACAAAATATTAAGCTCACTACTTGATATATACACACCCTTACTTAAACTATCAAGTGAAGAGTTTTCTGAGTTGATTTCAGATAAAAATATCTCATGTTTTATTTCACAGCGTTTAGTAAAGCGTTTATCTTCAAAACATATTGTTGCATATAAAAATAGTTTAGAAGAAATAAATAGTGCTAAAAACAGTAATAAATATAAGCTAGAAGAGTGGTATTTAAGGGCTAGATTGCTTATAGATTATATCTCAGGTATGACTGATGATTTTGCTTTAGATGAGTACAGAGTATTAAATGCTTTAAGTAACTAA
- a CDS encoding ion transporter: MNLKQELYIIFENPRKHKYGTIIQVAIFLNIFISIAVLFLQTEKSLSEYFKILSTINFINVFLFTIEYMLRVYSITYKPKLTRVKYILRPFMIIDLIAILPFYLSMFNLDFGFLRALRILRIFKLFRLAKFGEFDNLISSIIKEKKEEFFFITIVLFVLLLTITPLVYYFEKDAQPEVFTSMITTMWWAVITFTTVGYGDMYPVTVMGRILTTIVSFLGIAFYAIPGSIFTSALLEKINEKKLKKYKKKREKDD, encoded by the coding sequence ATGAACTTAAAACAAGAACTATATATTATCTTTGAAAATCCAAGAAAACATAAATATGGAACTATTATACAAGTAGCTATATTTTTAAATATATTTATAAGTATTGCAGTTTTGTTTTTACAAACAGAAAAGAGTTTATCTGAATATTTCAAGATACTAAGTACTATAAATTTTATCAATGTATTTTTATTTACTATTGAGTATATGCTTAGGGTTTATAGTATTACTTATAAACCGAAACTAACTCGTGTAAAGTATATTTTACGACCTTTTATGATTATTGATTTAATCGCGATTTTACCTTTTTATTTATCTATGTTTAATCTTGATTTTGGTTTTTTAAGGGCTTTGAGAATTCTAAGAATTTTTAAGTTATTTAGATTAGCTAAGTTTGGAGAATTTGATAATTTAATAAGCTCAATTATAAAAGAGAAAAAAGAAGAGTTTTTCTTTATTACTATAGTACTTTTTGTACTACTTTTAACCATCACTCCTTTGGTTTATTATTTTGAAAAAGATGCACAACCTGAAGTTTTTACTAGTATGATTACTACTATGTGGTGGGCTGTTATTACTTTTACAACTGTTGGTTATGGGGATATGTATCCAGTTACTGTTATGGGTAGAATTTTGACCACAATTGTTAGTTTTCTAGGAATTGCTTTTTATGCAATTCCTGGCAGTATTTTTACATCTGCACTACTTGAGAAAATAAATGAGAAGAAATTAAAAAAATATAAGAAGAAAAGAGAAAAAGATGATTGA
- the aat gene encoding leucyl/phenylalanyl-tRNA--protein transferase, translated as MELLDKEYGIYLLDLDNYEFPTLSMMKDDLVAVGGDFHPQRLINAYSNGLFPWFIDEYNHIHWYSPNKRMILYPNEMKVSKSLKKSIKNKGFVVKTNENFEEVMKNCAKIKRKHEDDTWINDDFIQAYTNLYKLGYAYSIETYLDDELVGGLYGVLIDDVFCGESMFSKVSDASKVAFYHLCKQAQENDIRLIDCQVHNEHLASLGAYEIPREEYFKILYKKN; from the coding sequence ATGGAATTATTAGATAAAGAATATGGAATATACTTATTAGACTTAGATAATTATGAGTTTCCAACACTTAGTATGATGAAAGATGATTTAGTTGCAGTTGGAGGAGATTTTCATCCACAAAGACTTATAAATGCCTATTCAAATGGACTTTTCCCTTGGTTTATAGATGAATATAATCACATACATTGGTACAGTCCAAATAAAAGAATGATACTTTATCCAAATGAAATGAAAGTATCAAAAAGCCTTAAAAAATCCATAAAAAACAAAGGCTTCGTAGTAAAAACAAATGAAAACTTTGAAGAAGTTATGAAAAACTGTGCAAAAATAAAAAGAAAACATGAAGATGACACTTGGATAAATGATGACTTTATTCAAGCTTATACCAACTTATATAAATTAGGATATGCCTACTCTATTGAGACTTATTTAGATGATGAGTTAGTTGGTGGATTATATGGGGTTTTAATAGATGATGTATTTTGTGGGGAAAGTATGTTTTCAAAAGTAAGTGATGCTTCAAAGGTAGCCTTTTATCACTTATGTAAACAAGCCCAAGAAAATGACATAAGACTAATTGACTGCCAAGTACATAATGAGCACTTAGCAAGTCTTGGAGCTTATGAAATACCAAGAGAAGAGTATTTTAAGATTTTATATAAAAAGAATTAA
- a CDS encoding Wadjet anti-phage system protein JetD domain-containing protein, which yields MNNNLQKAFENPHLSKILNEVLDKFDKQAKRANKISFALNDKNFLALYFPSEFNEDIDLEFDIKVLLDNDIFELKNATKKDEFTPLVEKRNAKLIFNNEKEDLLREVYKRPKLKSQKQSWSEELKNYFEENSRLFEVLEKSPFFIEGKTNKEVLEKLKVWVETSNKSKLIRHESAKCFWGMSKLFDNKTDFCEYFDLREKPVLLHVFGKSASASKILFIENLETFTTCIESKNKIFDEYILINAHGYKATAKRLRVKDGSKLFFNNECKLNQKTKETFISWFYSNQNDKELYFWGDLDFEGISILEKLQRNFVFLKAFVPAYDLMIKEVLKGNAHFLEDAKKQNQKLTLSTSCNYCNEFLIPFLKEKKLFLDQEFINVDNI from the coding sequence ATGAACAATAATCTTCAAAAAGCTTTTGAAAATCCTCATTTATCAAAAATACTAAATGAAGTCTTAGATAAGTTTGATAAACAAGCAAAAAGAGCAAATAAAATCTCTTTTGCTCTAAATGATAAAAACTTCTTAGCCTTATATTTTCCAAGTGAATTTAATGAAGATATTGATTTAGAGTTTGATATAAAAGTTTTATTAGATAATGATATTTTTGAACTAAAAAATGCTACTAAAAAAGATGAATTTACACCTTTAGTTGAAAAAAGAAATGCCAAGCTTATTTTCAACAATGAAAAAGAGGATTTACTAAGAGAAGTTTACAAAAGACCAAAACTAAAATCTCAAAAACAATCATGGAGTGAAGAGTTAAAAAACTATTTTGAAGAAAATAGTAGATTATTTGAGGTTTTAGAGAAATCACCATTTTTTATAGAAGGAAAAACAAATAAAGAAGTTTTAGAAAAACTAAAAGTTTGGGTAGAAACTAGTAATAAATCAAAACTTATAAGACATGAATCAGCCAAATGTTTTTGGGGTATGTCAAAATTATTTGATAATAAAACAGACTTTTGTGAATATTTTGATTTAAGAGAAAAACCAGTACTTCTTCATGTTTTTGGAAAAAGTGCTAGTGCTTCAAAAATACTTTTTATAGAAAACTTAGAGACTTTTACTACTTGTATAGAAAGCAAAAATAAAATCTTTGATGAGTATATTTTGATAAATGCCCATGGATATAAAGCAACTGCTAAAAGACTAAGAGTAAAAGATGGCTCAAAACTCTTTTTTAATAATGAGTGTAAACTAAATCAAAAAACAAAAGAGACTTTTATCTCTTGGTTTTATAGTAATCAAAACGATAAAGAACTTTATTTTTGGGGTGATTTAGATTTTGAGGGTATTTCAATACTTGAAAAACTTCAAAGAAATTTCGTCTTTTTAAAAGCTTTTGTTCCTGCATATGATTTGATGATAAAAGAAGTTCTAAAAGGAAATGCACACTTTCTTGAAGATGCAAAAAAGCAAAATCAAAAGTTGACTTTAAGTACATCCTGTAATTATTGTAATGAGTTTTTGATTCCATTTTTAAAAGAAAAAAAACTCTTTTTAGATCAAGAGTTTATAAATGTAGATAATATATAA